A genomic segment from Capra hircus breed San Clemente chromosome 15, ASM170441v1, whole genome shotgun sequence encodes:
- the LOC102181061 gene encoding olfactory receptor 5M3 isoform X1, which yields MLAPKKMLNFTDVREFILLGLTSRREWQVLFFVIFLLVYMVTVVGNIGMILLIKVSPQLSSPMYFFLSHLSFVDVWFSSNVTPKMLENLLSETKRISYAGCLVQCFFFIALVHVEVFILAVTAFDRHTATGNPLLYGSKMSRTVCIRLISFPYVYGFLISLAATLWTYGLYFCGKIEINHFYCADPPLIKMACAGTFVKEYTMITLAGINFTYSLTVVVLSYLFILIAILRMNSAEGRRKAFSTCGSHVTAVVIFYGTLIFMDLRCPTEESVERGKMAAVFYTTVIPLLNPMIYSLRNKDVKEAMSKVIGRTILTK from the exons atgctggctccca AGAAAATGCTCAACTTCACGGATGTGAGAGAGTTTATTCTTTTGGGACTAACCAGTCGTCGGGAATGGCAAGTTCTCTTCTTTGTCATTTTCCTGCTGGTCTACATGGTCACAGTGGTGGGTAATATCGGCATGATCCTGTTAATTAAGGTCAGTCCCCAACTCAGCAGCCCCATGTACTTTTTTTTGAGTCATTTGTCATTTGTTGATGTGTGGTTTTCTTCCAATGTCACTCCTAAAATGCTGGAAAACCTGTTATCAGAGACAAAAAGGATTTCTTATGCTGGCTGTTTGGtacagtgtttcttttttattgctctTGTCCACGTAGAAGTTTTTATTCTTGCTGTGACGGCCTTTGACAGACACACGGCCACTGGGAACCCTTTGCTCTATGGCAGCAAAATGTCAAGGACTGTCTGTATCCGACTGATTTCTTTCCCTTATGTGTATGGTTTTCTGATTAGTCTGGCAGCAACATTATGGACCTATGGCTTGTACTTCTGTGGGAAGATTGAGATCAACCACTTCTACTGTGCGGACCCACCTCTCATCAAAATGGCCTGTGCTGGAACCTTTGTAAAAGAATATACCATGATCACCCTTGCTGGCATTAATTTCACATATTCTCTGACCGTAGTTGTCTTATCTTACCTGTTCATCCTCATTGCCATTCTGCGGATGAACTCGGCGGAAGGCAGGCGCAAGGCCTTTTCCACCTGCGGGTCCCATGTGACAGCGGTCGTCATATTCTACGGAACCCTTATCTTCATGGATCTCAGATGTCCCACGGAGGAGTCTGTGGAGCGGGGGAAGATGGCGGCCGTGTTTTACACCACGGTGATCCCCCTGCTGAACCCCATGATCTACAGTCTGAGGAACAAGGATGTGAAAGAGGCCATGAGCAAAGTGATCGGCAGGACAATTTTAACAAAGTAA
- the LOC102181061 gene encoding olfactory receptor 5M3 isoform X2 encodes MLNFTDVREFILLGLTSRREWQVLFFVIFLLVYMVTVVGNIGMILLIKVSPQLSSPMYFFLSHLSFVDVWFSSNVTPKMLENLLSETKRISYAGCLVQCFFFIALVHVEVFILAVTAFDRHTATGNPLLYGSKMSRTVCIRLISFPYVYGFLISLAATLWTYGLYFCGKIEINHFYCADPPLIKMACAGTFVKEYTMITLAGINFTYSLTVVVLSYLFILIAILRMNSAEGRRKAFSTCGSHVTAVVIFYGTLIFMDLRCPTEESVERGKMAAVFYTTVIPLLNPMIYSLRNKDVKEAMSKVIGRTILTK; translated from the coding sequence ATGCTCAACTTCACGGATGTGAGAGAGTTTATTCTTTTGGGACTAACCAGTCGTCGGGAATGGCAAGTTCTCTTCTTTGTCATTTTCCTGCTGGTCTACATGGTCACAGTGGTGGGTAATATCGGCATGATCCTGTTAATTAAGGTCAGTCCCCAACTCAGCAGCCCCATGTACTTTTTTTTGAGTCATTTGTCATTTGTTGATGTGTGGTTTTCTTCCAATGTCACTCCTAAAATGCTGGAAAACCTGTTATCAGAGACAAAAAGGATTTCTTATGCTGGCTGTTTGGtacagtgtttcttttttattgctctTGTCCACGTAGAAGTTTTTATTCTTGCTGTGACGGCCTTTGACAGACACACGGCCACTGGGAACCCTTTGCTCTATGGCAGCAAAATGTCAAGGACTGTCTGTATCCGACTGATTTCTTTCCCTTATGTGTATGGTTTTCTGATTAGTCTGGCAGCAACATTATGGACCTATGGCTTGTACTTCTGTGGGAAGATTGAGATCAACCACTTCTACTGTGCGGACCCACCTCTCATCAAAATGGCCTGTGCTGGAACCTTTGTAAAAGAATATACCATGATCACCCTTGCTGGCATTAATTTCACATATTCTCTGACCGTAGTTGTCTTATCTTACCTGTTCATCCTCATTGCCATTCTGCGGATGAACTCGGCGGAAGGCAGGCGCAAGGCCTTTTCCACCTGCGGGTCCCATGTGACAGCGGTCGTCATATTCTACGGAACCCTTATCTTCATGGATCTCAGATGTCCCACGGAGGAGTCTGTGGAGCGGGGGAAGATGGCGGCCGTGTTTTACACCACGGTGATCCCCCTGCTGAACCCCATGATCTACAGTCTGAGGAACAAGGATGTGAAAGAGGCCATGAGCAAAGTGATCGGCAGGACAATTTTAACAAAGTAA
- the LOC102190341 gene encoding LOW QUALITY PROTEIN: olfactory receptor 5M9-like (The sequence of the model RefSeq protein was modified relative to this genomic sequence to represent the inferred CDS: inserted 2 bases in 1 codon; deleted 1 base in 1 codon), whose amino-acid sequence MPNFTDVTGFILLGLTNHQELQVLFFVVFLVVYMITLIGNIGTIILISISPQLQSPMYFFLSHLSFVDVWFSCNVTPKMLKNLLSETKLISYVACLVQCYFFRALVLMEVYILAVMAFDPYMATCNPLLYGRKISRTVCAPLISVPYIHGFSVSLICTLWTYGLCFCGNCEVNHIYCADPPLLKIACGGVHIREYTMIVIAGINFTYSHSVVLICYTLIIXAVLHMLSADGRRKAFSTVNVSWTRLSDFTSPQVIFMYLRRSTEESVEQGKMAAVFYTTVIPMLNPMIYSLRDKDAKKAVNKAIVKANLRP is encoded by the exons ATGCCAAATTTCACAGATGTGACAGGATTTATTCTTCTGGGGCTGACCAATCATCAGGAGCTTCAAGTTCTCTTTTTTGTGGTGTTTCTAGTAGTTTACATGATCACTCTGATAGGGAACATTGGTACGATTATTTTGATCAGCATCAGCCCCCAGCTTCAGAGCCCCATGTAC TTTTTCTTGAGTCATTTGTCTTTTGTGGATGTGTGGTTCTCTTGCAATGTCACTCCGAAGATGCTGAAAAACTTACTATCAGAGACAAAACTGATTTCCTATGTGGCATGTTTGGTGCAGTGTTACTTCTTCAGAGCTCTTGTCCTCATGGAAGTATATATCTTGGCTGTGATGGCCTTTGATCCCTACATGGCCACCTGCAACCCTCTGCTTTATGGCCGTAAAATCTCCAGGACTGTGTGTGCTCCTCTCATCTCTGTGCCATACATCCATGGATTCTCTGTTAGCCTAATCTGCACACTGTGGACATATGGCCTGTGCTTCTGTGGAAACTGTGAAGTCAACCACATCTATTGTGCTGACCCTCCTCTTCTCAAGATTGCCTGTGGAGGGGTCCACATTAGAGAATACACCATGATTGTTATTGCTGGCATTAATTTCACATATTCCCACTCTGTGGTTCTCATTTGCTACACCCTCATCAT GGCCGTGCTGCACATGCTCTCTGCCGATGGCAGGAGGAAGGCATTCTCCACGGTTAACGT gagttggacacgactgagcgatttcacctcACCTCAGGTCATCTTCATGTATCTCAGGAGGTCCACTGAAGAGTCTGTGGAGCAGGGGAAGATGGCGGCTGTGTTTTACACCACAGTGATTCCCATGCTGAATCCCATGATCTACAGTTTGAGGGACAAAGACGCGAAAAAGGCGGTCAACAAAGCAATCGTCAAGGCAAACTTGCGGCCGTGA